In Arthrobacter sp. B3I4, the following proteins share a genomic window:
- a CDS encoding DHA2 family efflux MFS transporter permease subunit, producing METVAKPWAALWSLVIGFFMILIDTTIVSVANPRIMEGLNADINSVIWVTSAYLLAYAVPLLITGRLGDRFGPKKLYLTGLVVFTLASLWCGLSGDVHTLIGARVLQGLGAALMTPQTMAVITRIFPPDRRGAAMGIWGATAGVATLVGPILGGVLVDGLGWEWIFFINIPVGIVGFILALRFVPALSTHPHKFDIPGVLLSAVGLFLLVFGIQEGETYNWGTITGPITVWGLIIGGIIVLAAFVAWQRFNKGEPLLPLGLFKDRNFSLANVGITTVGFTVTAFSLPLIFYYQVVRGLTPTQSALMMVPMAVISGALAPVVGRIIDRVNPKFITAAGLVLMSVALFWNASLMHPDTPIWLFLLPSAVLGFANAGIWAPLSSTATRNLPPRQAGAGSGVYNTTRQIGAVLGSAAIAVLIQSRLAAELPAAPGASGGSNPMAFDGRLPEALHEGFSTAMGQSILLPAAVILLGAAVALFFAKPQAHPDWDAPRTAPAGAGQATAGQTASGQRAAEGAQARQG from the coding sequence ATGGAAACTGTAGCGAAGCCGTGGGCCGCCCTCTGGTCCTTGGTGATCGGCTTCTTCATGATCCTGATCGACACCACCATTGTCTCGGTCGCCAACCCCCGCATCATGGAGGGCCTCAACGCCGACATTAACTCCGTGATCTGGGTGACCAGCGCGTACCTCCTGGCATACGCCGTCCCGCTGCTCATCACCGGCCGGCTTGGGGACCGCTTCGGCCCGAAGAAGCTCTACCTGACCGGCCTGGTCGTGTTCACTCTGGCATCGCTGTGGTGCGGGCTCTCGGGGGACGTCCACACCCTCATCGGAGCCCGGGTGCTGCAGGGCCTCGGCGCCGCGCTCATGACGCCGCAGACGATGGCTGTCATCACCCGGATCTTCCCGCCGGACCGCCGCGGAGCGGCGATGGGCATTTGGGGCGCCACCGCTGGCGTCGCCACCCTCGTCGGACCGATCCTGGGCGGTGTTCTGGTGGACGGCCTGGGCTGGGAGTGGATCTTCTTCATTAACATTCCGGTGGGGATCGTCGGGTTCATCCTGGCCCTGCGCTTCGTTCCTGCCCTGAGCACCCACCCGCACAAGTTCGACATTCCCGGCGTGCTGCTCAGCGCCGTCGGACTGTTCCTGCTGGTGTTCGGAATCCAGGAAGGCGAGACCTACAACTGGGGCACCATCACCGGGCCCATCACAGTGTGGGGCTTGATCATCGGCGGCATCATCGTACTCGCTGCTTTCGTCGCCTGGCAGCGGTTCAATAAGGGTGAGCCGCTCCTGCCGCTAGGCCTGTTCAAGGACCGCAATTTCTCGCTTGCCAACGTTGGCATTACCACCGTGGGCTTCACCGTGACCGCGTTCAGCCTTCCGCTGATCTTCTACTACCAGGTGGTCCGCGGCCTCACCCCGACGCAGTCGGCGCTGATGATGGTCCCGATGGCCGTAATTTCCGGGGCGCTGGCGCCTGTGGTGGGCCGCATCATCGACCGGGTCAACCCCAAATTCATTACCGCCGCCGGTCTGGTGCTGATGTCGGTGGCACTGTTCTGGAACGCCTCCCTGATGCACCCGGATACGCCCATCTGGCTTTTCCTGCTGCCCAGCGCGGTCTTGGGCTTCGCGAACGCCGGCATCTGGGCTCCGCTGAGTTCCACTGCAACCCGGAACCTGCCTCCGCGGCAAGCCGGCGCCGGTTCCGGCGTCTACAACACGACCCGACAAATCGGCGCAGTCTTGGGCAGCGCCGCGATCGCGGTGCTGATTCAGTCCAGGCTCGCGGCGGAACTGCCGGCGGCCCCCGGCGCCTCGGGCGGATCAAACCCGATGGCGTTTGACGGACGGTTGCCTGAGGCGCTGCACGAAGGGTTCTCGACGGCGATGGGTCAGTCCATTCTGCTGCCCGCGGCGGTGATCCTGCTCGGCGCGGCCGTTGCGCTATTCTTCGCCAAGCCGCAGGCGCACCCGGACTGGGACGCGCCCCGCACCGCCCCGGCCGGGGCCGGACAGGCCACGGCAGGACAGACGGCGAGCGGACAGAGGGCGGCAGAAGGCGCCCAGGCCCGGCAAGGCTAG
- a CDS encoding GNAT family N-acetyltransferase: protein MTLEPGSADIIQLAWARRLGFDDGAFAGAAGTRLTRADEAARSLQFVRLFGSSALVGPQWALDAAAGYTDEELAQHVTLLTITRTHGGHGLGAAALFFADDLPLRQPSDELTVSQGNPEAMELEALCPPDDVNEVGLAGLEHRFTILHEEEGRRTPVACGAYTEWEGILAQLGVLVAPEWRRSGVGTLAASIAAHEALASGLTLQWRADVSNKGSLALARSLGFTAGGIQTSVLLG from the coding sequence ATGACTTTAGAGCCCGGCTCCGCCGACATTATCCAGCTCGCGTGGGCCCGCAGACTGGGATTCGACGACGGCGCTTTTGCCGGCGCCGCGGGCACCCGGCTGACCCGGGCCGACGAAGCGGCCCGCTCCCTGCAGTTTGTCCGGCTCTTCGGCAGCTCGGCGCTGGTCGGGCCGCAATGGGCGCTGGACGCCGCCGCCGGATACACCGATGAGGAACTCGCGCAGCACGTCACACTGTTGACCATCACCCGCACGCACGGCGGCCACGGGCTGGGAGCGGCCGCGCTATTTTTCGCCGACGACCTGCCGCTGCGGCAGCCTTCCGACGAGTTGACAGTCTCGCAGGGGAACCCGGAAGCGATGGAACTCGAAGCGCTGTGCCCGCCGGATGACGTCAACGAGGTGGGCCTGGCGGGACTTGAACACCGCTTTACGATACTGCACGAGGAGGAGGGCCGCCGCACACCGGTGGCCTGCGGCGCCTACACCGAATGGGAAGGCATCTTGGCCCAACTCGGGGTCCTGGTGGCGCCGGAATGGCGGCGCAGCGGCGTCGGCACGCTCGCCGCGTCAATAGCGGCACACGAAGCCCTAGCCTCCGGCCTGACCCTGCAGTGGCGCGCCGACGTCAGTAACAAGGGGTCACTGGCGCTGGCCCGGAGCCTTGGCTTCACGGCGGGCGGCATCCAGACCAGCGTGCTGCTGGGCTGA
- a CDS encoding 6-phosphofructokinase translates to MKIGILTSGGDCPGLNAVIRGAVLKGIAVHGHEFVGFLDGWRGVVEGDVIDIPRALVRGIAKQGGTILGTSRTNPFENNGGPDVIKANMQRLGIDAIIAIGGEGTLAAAKRLTDAGLKIVGVPKTVDNDLDATDYTFGFDTAVEIATEAIDRLRTTGESHHRTMIAEVMGRHVGWIALHAGMASGAHAILIPEQQASMEQITRWVLSARDRGRAPLVVVAEGFVPEGQESPHSERGLDTFGRPRLGGIAELLAPELEARTGIETRATVLGHIQRGGVPTAFDRVLATRLGMAAIDSVVEQRWGTMVSLNGTDIVHVGFDAALGNLKSVPKHRYEEAAVLFG, encoded by the coding sequence ATGAAAATTGGCATCCTCACCAGCGGCGGAGACTGCCCCGGACTGAACGCCGTCATCCGCGGCGCTGTACTCAAGGGCATCGCAGTCCACGGCCACGAGTTCGTGGGATTCCTGGACGGCTGGCGGGGCGTCGTCGAGGGCGACGTCATTGACATTCCCCGCGCCCTGGTCCGCGGCATCGCCAAGCAGGGCGGCACCATCCTCGGGACGTCCCGGACTAACCCGTTCGAGAACAACGGCGGCCCCGACGTCATCAAGGCCAACATGCAGCGGCTCGGCATCGACGCGATCATTGCCATCGGCGGCGAAGGCACCCTGGCCGCCGCGAAGCGCCTCACCGACGCGGGCCTGAAAATCGTCGGTGTCCCGAAGACGGTCGACAACGACCTGGACGCCACCGACTACACCTTCGGCTTCGATACCGCAGTGGAGATCGCCACCGAGGCGATTGACCGGCTCCGGACCACCGGGGAATCCCACCACCGGACCATGATCGCCGAGGTGATGGGCCGCCACGTGGGCTGGATCGCCCTGCATGCCGGCATGGCTTCCGGCGCCCACGCCATCCTGATTCCGGAACAGCAGGCCTCAATGGAGCAGATCACCCGCTGGGTTCTGTCCGCCCGCGACCGCGGCCGCGCCCCGCTGGTCGTCGTCGCGGAGGGCTTCGTACCGGAGGGGCAGGAATCGCCGCACTCCGAACGCGGGCTGGACACATTCGGCCGGCCGCGCCTGGGCGGCATCGCCGAGCTGCTGGCGCCCGAGCTGGAGGCCCGGACCGGCATCGAAACCCGGGCGACCGTGCTGGGGCACATCCAGCGCGGCGGCGTGCCGACAGCCTTCGACCGTGTCCTCGCGACCCGCCTGGGCATGGCAGCGATCGACTCTGTCGTCGAGCAGCGCTGGGGCACGATGGTGTCCCTGAACGGCACCGACATTGTCCATGTAGGTTTCGACGCGGCCCTCGGCAATCTCAAAAGCGTGCCCAAGCACCGCTACGAGGAAGCTGCGGTGCTTTTCGGCTGA
- a CDS encoding PspC domain-containing protein: MEKFFSTVRGLGLKRGPQRWAGGVCGGIAAKLNVDVAYVRIAYLLFALIPGPAFLLYLAAWLILPDQRNAIILESFLEQRSGRS, encoded by the coding sequence ATGGAAAAATTCTTTAGCACCGTCCGGGGCCTAGGCCTGAAACGCGGACCGCAGCGCTGGGCAGGTGGTGTCTGCGGCGGGATCGCCGCCAAACTGAACGTCGACGTCGCGTACGTCCGGATCGCGTACCTGCTGTTCGCGCTGATCCCCGGCCCCGCCTTCCTGCTCTATCTGGCGGCCTGGCTGATCCTGCCGGACCAGCGGAACGCGATCATCCTGGAGTCCTTCCTGGAACAGCGCTCGGGCAGATCCTGA
- a CDS encoding PspC domain-containing protein, giving the protein MNPHTPHPEDDPNPAGREESTTDPASGGTADTLPEAGGPGPEAPPLDAAPGQDRPSAGGTPPIGGDTAPPYGGTPPYTPPSYTGGPPPPGQPQNFFGWLRSHGIYRGRERWIGGVASGIAQRLGVDPLIVRGILIVLTVFAGVGVLFYGLAWALLPEPDGRIHVQEAAAGRWSSGMTGALITTIIGFPSLGSGAWGWDRYGFGAFVWTVFWVGGIIWLIYYLTQRNKAGHGWTGAPAGTGGTATGYGAPGRPADGPVNTAAPTSTPGDAGNGPVGAATFGSTSYGPTGREWQQGTTGAPAWSAPGPLAPAPPLGGAHGGGYGTVPPPPVPVPRPRYQGPGTPAVAVTTGVALLLGGGIKALDATHVLTLGTAGNAVAWASGAAVLGLGILVSGLRGRTAGILSFFAVVALVTGGIFNAIPNVDRARLQNVTWTPASIEQAREGFDITAGTGTVDLTKLSLNPPLGADVVVRLDATASNVTIAVPDTVPVQVQADLTMANLNDGRGNHGGMTNQQTDYNTDKPGGRLIVKVSGTLSNITVKEGN; this is encoded by the coding sequence ATGAATCCGCACACTCCGCACCCTGAGGACGACCCGAACCCTGCGGGCCGCGAGGAAAGCACCACGGACCCCGCTTCGGGCGGGACCGCAGACACACTCCCGGAAGCCGGCGGGCCCGGCCCGGAGGCGCCGCCGCTCGATGCAGCGCCCGGCCAGGACCGGCCCTCCGCCGGTGGCACTCCCCCGATCGGCGGGGACACCGCGCCCCCGTACGGCGGCACTCCCCCCTACACGCCCCCGTCTTACACCGGCGGGCCGCCGCCCCCGGGCCAGCCGCAGAACTTCTTCGGCTGGCTCCGGAGCCACGGTATCTACCGCGGCCGCGAACGCTGGATCGGCGGTGTCGCCAGCGGCATCGCGCAGCGGCTCGGCGTGGACCCGCTGATCGTCCGCGGCATCCTGATCGTCCTGACGGTCTTCGCCGGGGTCGGCGTCCTGTTCTATGGGCTGGCGTGGGCGCTGCTGCCGGAACCGGACGGACGCATCCATGTGCAGGAGGCCGCGGCGGGACGCTGGAGCTCCGGCATGACCGGCGCTTTGATCACCACCATTATTGGTTTTCCCAGCCTAGGCAGCGGCGCCTGGGGCTGGGACCGTTACGGCTTTGGCGCCTTCGTCTGGACCGTGTTCTGGGTGGGCGGCATTATCTGGCTGATTTACTACCTGACCCAGCGGAACAAGGCCGGCCACGGCTGGACCGGGGCGCCCGCGGGAACCGGCGGAACCGCAACCGGCTACGGAGCGCCGGGCAGGCCCGCCGACGGTCCAGTGAACACTGCCGCCCCCACCAGCACGCCGGGCGACGCCGGGAACGGGCCAGTGGGCGCTGCCACATTCGGTAGCACCTCGTACGGGCCTACCGGCCGGGAGTGGCAGCAGGGCACCACCGGCGCCCCGGCCTGGTCGGCGCCGGGCCCCTTGGCCCCCGCCCCGCCGCTCGGCGGCGCGCACGGCGGCGGGTACGGGACCGTGCCTCCGCCGCCGGTACCCGTCCCCAGGCCCCGCTACCAGGGACCCGGAACCCCTGCGGTAGCCGTCACAACAGGCGTTGCCCTCCTGCTGGGCGGCGGAATTAAGGCCCTTGACGCCACCCACGTGCTCACCCTCGGCACCGCCGGCAACGCTGTGGCGTGGGCAAGCGGTGCGGCCGTCCTTGGGTTGGGCATCCTGGTCTCCGGACTCCGCGGGCGGACCGCTGGCATCCTGAGCTTCTTCGCCGTCGTCGCGCTGGTCACCGGCGGGATCTTCAACGCAATACCCAACGTCGACCGGGCCCGCCTCCAGAACGTCACCTGGACCCCGGCCAGCATTGAGCAGGCAAGGGAAGGCTTCGACATCACGGCCGGAACCGGCACGGTGGACCTGACCAAACTGAGCCTGAACCCGCCGCTGGGCGCCGACGTCGTCGTTCGGCTGGACGCCACCGCAAGTAACGTCACGATAGCCGTCCCCGATACAGTCCCGGTCCAGGTCCAGGCAGACCTGACGATGGCCAACCTCAACGATGGGCGCGGCAATCATGGCGGCATGACGAACCAGCAGACCGACTACAACACGGACAAGCCCGGTGGACGCCTGATCGTCAAGGTCTCGGGGACGCTGAGCAACATCACCGTGAAGGAAGGCAACTGA
- a CDS encoding ATP-binding protein, producing the protein MTTAVSRPPLARSSDRVIAGVCSGLAHHLGWPVRMVRIGMVVAALAGGAGVAFYAWLWIMVPTADESAKRNARRPASPIAPAVSDVGTTGGAGGTNGTGGVTGGPAAPRRTVFPGMPYGKEILLGAGLLLAAGILVARLFGLDIPLGTLIPVAAILGGAAIAWMQLDEARRAGIVDKTKADQAGGWARLAAGLGLVVAGVLLMVSGSGSWEQTWLALLASVAVLGGVVLVLLPWGMKFWRDLEAERAGRVRATERAEIAAHLHDSVLQTLALIQRRAGNEHDVVRLARAQERELRGWLYRDPGRDAGQLSDRIQAAAADVEDSLGHAVDVVAVGDCAMTDPLEALVQAAREAMLNAARHGGGAVSVYLEVTGEAAEVFVKDRGPGFDPGSVPPDRLGVRESIIGRMQRHGGTAAIASSPDGTEVRLRLPLKATAGTNGSNGNNGNTGNAGNAGEDRP; encoded by the coding sequence ATGACGACAGCTGTTTCCCGCCCGCCGCTGGCCCGCAGCAGCGACCGTGTCATTGCCGGAGTCTGCTCGGGCCTCGCCCACCACCTGGGCTGGCCGGTGCGGATGGTCCGTATCGGCATGGTGGTGGCGGCACTCGCCGGCGGGGCCGGCGTCGCGTTCTACGCCTGGCTGTGGATCATGGTGCCCACCGCGGACGAGAGCGCCAAGCGCAACGCCCGTCGGCCCGCGTCGCCGATTGCCCCGGCGGTGAGCGACGTCGGCACGACCGGCGGTGCGGGCGGGACCAACGGTACCGGCGGTGTCACAGGCGGACCCGCGGCACCGCGGCGGACGGTGTTCCCCGGCATGCCGTACGGCAAGGAAATCCTGCTTGGTGCCGGGTTGCTGCTGGCGGCCGGAATCCTGGTCGCCCGGCTGTTCGGACTGGACATCCCGCTCGGCACCCTGATCCCGGTGGCCGCGATCCTGGGCGGCGCGGCGATCGCCTGGATGCAGCTGGACGAGGCCCGCCGGGCGGGCATCGTGGACAAGACCAAGGCCGATCAGGCAGGCGGATGGGCCAGGCTCGCGGCCGGGCTCGGCCTGGTGGTCGCAGGGGTGCTGCTGATGGTCTCCGGCTCCGGATCGTGGGAGCAGACCTGGCTCGCGCTGCTGGCCTCGGTCGCCGTCCTGGGCGGAGTGGTGCTGGTGCTGCTGCCTTGGGGAATGAAGTTCTGGCGCGATCTGGAGGCCGAGCGTGCCGGCCGGGTGCGGGCCACCGAACGGGCGGAGATCGCGGCCCATCTGCACGATTCCGTATTGCAGACTCTTGCGCTGATCCAGCGCCGGGCCGGCAACGAACACGACGTCGTCCGCCTCGCCCGCGCGCAGGAACGGGAGCTGCGCGGCTGGCTGTACCGGGACCCTGGCCGTGACGCGGGCCAGCTTTCCGACCGGATCCAGGCGGCGGCAGCCGACGTGGAAGACTCCCTAGGGCACGCCGTCGACGTCGTTGCCGTCGGTGACTGTGCCATGACGGATCCTCTCGAGGCGCTGGTCCAGGCGGCCCGGGAAGCGATGCTGAACGCGGCCCGGCACGGCGGCGGGGCAGTCTCGGTGTATCTGGAGGTCACGGGCGAGGCTGCCGAGGTTTTCGTCAAGGACCGTGGGCCGGGCTTCGACCCTGGCTCCGTTCCGCCCGACCGGCTCGGCGTCCGGGAGTCAATCATCGGACGGATGCAGCGGCACGGCGGTACGGCAGCCATTGCCAGCAGTCCGGACGGGACTGAGGTCCGGCTCCGGCTGCCGCTCAAGGCGACCGCCGGCACGAACGGCAGCAACGGCAACAACGGCAACACTGGAAACGCTGGAAACGCTGGAGAGGACAGGCCATGA
- a CDS encoding response regulator transcription factor, whose amino-acid sequence MSSQPTEGSAAGGPAGATRVVIVDDHAIFRSGLKADLDSGIVVVGEAATVEEAVVVIAQTRPDVVLLDVHLPGGLGGGGREVLAGSVPLLAGTRFLALSVSDAAEDVVSVIRAGARGYVTKTISGAEISDAVRRVAGGDAVFSPRLAGFVLDAFGTAPADIADDELDRLSARELEVMRLIARGYSYKEVAKELFISIKTVETHVSAVLRKLQLSSRHELTRWAAERRLL is encoded by the coding sequence ATGAGTAGTCAGCCAACGGAGGGGAGCGCGGCAGGAGGCCCTGCCGGCGCCACCCGTGTCGTGATTGTCGACGACCACGCTATTTTCCGGTCCGGGCTCAAAGCGGACCTGGACTCGGGCATTGTGGTCGTCGGCGAGGCAGCAACCGTGGAGGAAGCCGTCGTCGTGATTGCGCAGACCCGGCCCGACGTCGTGCTCCTGGATGTCCACCTCCCCGGCGGACTCGGCGGCGGCGGCCGGGAGGTCCTGGCCGGCTCGGTGCCGCTGCTGGCCGGCACCCGGTTCCTTGCGTTGAGTGTCTCGGATGCGGCCGAGGACGTCGTCTCGGTGATCCGGGCCGGCGCGCGGGGCTACGTCACCAAGACGATCTCCGGCGCTGAGATCAGTGATGCCGTGCGCCGGGTGGCCGGCGGGGACGCGGTCTTCTCGCCACGGCTGGCCGGGTTCGTCCTGGACGCCTTCGGCACCGCCCCGGCGGACATCGCCGACGACGAGCTGGACCGCCTCTCGGCCCGTGAACTCGAGGTGATGCGGCTGATCGCCCGCGGCTACAGCTACAAGGAGGTGGCCAAGGAACTGTTTATCTCGATCAAGACGGTCGAGACGCACGTCTCCGCGGTGCTGCGAAAACTGCAGCTCTCCAGCCGGCATGAGCTGACCCGTTGGGCCGCGGAACGCCGCCTCCTCTGA
- a CDS encoding pyridoxal phosphate-dependent aminotransferase has product MPAARISQRISAIAESATLAVDAKAKALKAAGRPVIGFGAGEPDFPTPGYIVEAAIEAAGQPKFHRYSPAGGLPELKQAIADKTFRDSGYRAEASQVLVTNGGKQAVYNTFATLLDPGDEVIVPTPFWTTYPEAIRLAGGVPVEVFAGPEQGYLVTVDQLEAAVTDRTKILLFVSPSNPTGAVYSPEQVKEIGQWAAAKGLWVVTDEIYEHLTYDGMPFTSIATAVPELGDKVVILNGVAKTYAMTGWRVGWMIGPADVIKAATNLQSHATSNVSNIPQMAALAAVSGPLTAVDEMKVAFDRRRKAIVAGLNAIDGVDCPTPKGAFYVYPDVRALLGKEFPTAGGPVRPATSAELAALILDEVEVAVVPGEAFGPSGYLRLSYALGDEDLATGVGRLQDFLGKAK; this is encoded by the coding sequence ATGCCGGCCGCCCGCATTTCCCAGCGCATTTCCGCCATAGCCGAATCCGCCACACTGGCTGTCGATGCCAAGGCGAAGGCGCTGAAGGCGGCCGGCCGGCCGGTCATCGGCTTCGGCGCCGGCGAGCCTGACTTTCCGACTCCCGGGTACATTGTCGAGGCCGCTATCGAAGCCGCAGGCCAGCCGAAGTTCCACCGCTATTCCCCCGCAGGCGGGCTGCCCGAGCTGAAGCAGGCGATCGCGGACAAGACGTTCCGGGATTCGGGCTACCGGGCCGAGGCATCCCAGGTGCTGGTGACAAACGGAGGCAAGCAGGCGGTCTACAACACCTTCGCGACGCTGCTGGACCCGGGTGACGAGGTGATCGTCCCGACGCCGTTCTGGACCACCTATCCGGAAGCGATCCGGCTGGCCGGCGGGGTTCCTGTGGAGGTTTTCGCCGGGCCGGAGCAGGGATACCTTGTCACGGTGGATCAGTTGGAAGCGGCGGTCACGGACCGTACCAAGATCCTGCTCTTCGTTTCCCCGTCCAACCCCACCGGCGCGGTGTACTCCCCTGAGCAGGTGAAGGAGATCGGACAGTGGGCAGCCGCCAAGGGGCTGTGGGTGGTCACCGACGAGATTTATGAGCACCTGACGTACGACGGCATGCCCTTCACCTCGATCGCCACCGCCGTTCCGGAACTCGGTGACAAGGTGGTCATCCTTAATGGTGTTGCCAAGACCTACGCCATGACCGGGTGGCGGGTGGGCTGGATGATCGGCCCGGCGGACGTCATTAAGGCAGCCACGAACCTGCAGTCCCATGCCACCTCCAATGTTTCCAACATCCCGCAGATGGCTGCGCTGGCAGCCGTGTCGGGTCCGCTCACCGCAGTCGATGAGATGAAGGTGGCCTTTGACCGCCGCCGCAAGGCCATTGTCGCCGGGCTGAACGCGATCGACGGCGTCGACTGCCCCACGCCCAAGGGTGCCTTCTACGTGTACCCCGACGTCCGGGCACTGCTGGGCAAGGAGTTCCCCACGGCCGGCGGGCCGGTCCGGCCCGCGACGTCGGCCGAACTGGCCGCCTTGATCCTCGACGAGGTGGAGGTCGCCGTCGTACCGGGTGAGGCCTTCGGTCCGTCCGGATACCTAAGGTTGTCCTACGCCCTCGGCGACGAGGACCTCGCGACCGGCGTCGGCCGTCTCCAGGACTTCCTCGGTAAGGCCAAGTAG
- the secE gene encoding preprotein translocase subunit SecE, with product MSEDQVTETAASSSKGRPAKNAPKAGFFARIALFVRQVIGELKKVVAPTRKELINYTLVVLVFVVIMMVIVTLLDLAFGTGVSWVFGGTGATDR from the coding sequence ATGAGTGAGGATCAGGTGACCGAAACAGCTGCCAGCAGCTCCAAAGGCCGCCCCGCCAAGAATGCCCCCAAGGCAGGCTTCTTCGCTCGGATCGCACTCTTCGTCCGCCAGGTCATCGGCGAACTGAAGAAGGTCGTTGCACCGACCCGCAAGGAACTGATCAACTACACGCTCGTGGTTCTGGTGTTCGTGGTCATCATGATGGTGATCGTCACCCTGCTGGACCTGGCCTTCGGGACCGGAGTGAGCTGGGTCTTCGGCGGAACAGGCGCCACGGACCGCTGA
- the nusG gene encoding transcription termination/antitermination protein NusG has protein sequence MSEQELEVTETELDKSQDAAVEATEESEAVSAAPESDVDDEAVAAAEADGEAVSDDESDAVSADETVSADEAGTEEEGDALAAAAATAEADPADEFKAKLRRQEGDWYVIHSYAGYENRVKANLETRIQTLDMEDYIFEIQVPMEEVVEIKNAQRKVINRVRIPGYVLVRMDLTDASWGAVRHTPGVTGFVGNAHNPVPLRLDEVFSMLAPVFEGEQAEKGKPVNKQNQAPVAVDFEIGESVIVKEGPFETLPATISEIKVDSQTLVVLVSIFERETPVTLAFNQVSKI, from the coding sequence GTGTCTGAGCAGGAGCTCGAGGTAACTGAGACTGAGCTGGATAAGAGCCAGGACGCCGCGGTGGAAGCCACGGAAGAGTCCGAGGCTGTGTCTGCTGCGCCCGAATCCGACGTCGACGACGAGGCCGTAGCGGCCGCCGAGGCCGACGGCGAGGCGGTTTCCGACGACGAATCCGACGCCGTCTCCGCTGACGAGACCGTATCCGCTGACGAGGCCGGGACCGAAGAAGAGGGCGACGCCCTCGCCGCCGCAGCTGCTACGGCCGAAGCCGATCCCGCTGACGAGTTCAAGGCCAAGCTCCGCCGCCAGGAGGGTGACTGGTACGTCATCCACTCCTACGCCGGTTACGAAAACCGCGTCAAAGCCAACCTTGAGACCCGCATCCAGACTCTGGACATGGAAGATTACATCTTCGAGATCCAGGTGCCGATGGAGGAAGTCGTTGAGATCAAGAACGCTCAGCGCAAGGTCATCAACCGGGTCCGCATCCCCGGCTACGTGCTGGTCCGGATGGATCTGACCGACGCGTCGTGGGGCGCCGTCCGCCACACCCCGGGTGTTACAGGCTTCGTGGGCAACGCCCACAACCCCGTGCCGCTCCGCCTCGACGAGGTCTTCTCCATGCTGGCCCCGGTATTCGAGGGCGAGCAGGCAGAGAAGGGCAAGCCGGTCAACAAGCAGAACCAGGCTCCCGTGGCGGTGGACTTCGAAATCGGCGAGTCGGTCATCGTCAAGGAGGGCCCCTTCGAGACCCTTCCGGCCACCATCTCCGAGATCAAGGTCGATTCGCAGACGCTCGTGGTGCTGGTCTCCATCTTCGAACGCGAAACCCCGGTCACGCTCGCGTTCAACCAGGTCAGCAAGATCTAG
- the rplK gene encoding 50S ribosomal protein L11 — MAPKKKVTGLIKLQIQAGAANPAPPIGPALGQHGVNIMEFCKAYNAATEAQRGNVIPVEITVYEDRSFTFITKTPPAAELIKKAAGVAKGSATPHTVKVAKLTQAQVNEIASTKMEDLNATSLEGAAKIIAGTARSMGITVEG; from the coding sequence TTGGCTCCCAAGAAGAAGGTCACCGGCCTCATCAAGCTGCAGATCCAGGCAGGTGCCGCTAACCCGGCCCCGCCGATCGGTCCTGCGCTTGGCCAGCACGGTGTCAACATCATGGAATTCTGCAAGGCGTACAACGCTGCGACGGAAGCCCAGCGCGGCAACGTTATCCCGGTTGAAATCACCGTCTACGAGGACCGCTCGTTCACGTTCATCACCAAGACCCCGCCGGCTGCAGAGCTGATCAAGAAGGCTGCAGGCGTCGCCAAGGGTTCGGCTACCCCGCACACCGTCAAGGTTGCCAAGCTGACCCAGGCCCAGGTTAACGAGATCGCCTCCACCAAGATGGAAGACCTCAACGCCACCAGCCTGGAAGGCGCCGCCAAGATCATCGCCGGCACCGCCCGCTCCATGGGTATCACCGTCGAAGGCTAA